A part of Corynebacterium afermentans subsp. lipophilum genomic DNA contains:
- a CDS encoding amino acid permease — protein sequence MAGGTSTSNSDLGSGLKSRHLTLMGLGTAVGAGLFLGVGVGIRAAGPAILIAYAIAGLIVIAVMRMLGEMAAAHPSSGSFATYGRMAFGHWAGFLLGWIYYFLLIMACGAELTGASAMMAGWFGVPQWVPGLIVVVVLTAVNLSQVKGFGEFEYWFAMIKIAVILGFLVIGVLLWAGVLPASGFVGFGNVRESGFAPNGVAGIAAGLLAVAFAFGGIEVVTIAAAESEDPADNVKRAVNSIIWRIALFYIGSVTVIILLLPYAAIDGADSAADSPFTAVLEMANIPGAAGFMEVVIVLALLSAFNAQIYGTSRLGYQQALEGDAPAWMARTNAAGVPRNSVLVSVFFAFVAVGLQWWNPPGMIDFIMSATGGCLIVTWIMITLSFIKLHPRISASAVRVRGAAWVPWVTLAALLGLTVLMLFDDASRSQVISVTILSLGLVALSFLTRDRGAVR from the coding sequence ATGGCCGGAGGGACGTCGACAAGCAACAGCGATCTCGGCTCCGGCCTGAAATCGCGGCACCTCACCCTCATGGGGCTCGGCACCGCCGTGGGCGCCGGGCTGTTCCTCGGCGTCGGCGTGGGCATCCGCGCCGCCGGGCCCGCGATCCTCATCGCCTACGCGATCGCCGGGCTAATCGTCATCGCCGTGATGCGCATGCTCGGCGAAATGGCCGCCGCGCACCCCTCCTCCGGCTCCTTTGCCACCTACGGGCGCATGGCGTTCGGCCACTGGGCCGGATTTCTGCTCGGCTGGATCTACTACTTCCTGCTGATCATGGCGTGCGGCGCCGAACTCACCGGCGCCTCCGCCATGATGGCCGGCTGGTTCGGCGTGCCGCAATGGGTGCCCGGCCTCATCGTCGTGGTCGTGCTCACCGCCGTGAACCTCTCGCAGGTCAAAGGCTTCGGCGAGTTCGAGTACTGGTTCGCCATGATCAAAATCGCCGTGATCCTGGGCTTTTTGGTCATTGGCGTGCTGCTGTGGGCCGGCGTGCTGCCCGCGAGCGGGTTCGTCGGCTTCGGCAACGTGCGCGAATCCGGCTTCGCCCCCAACGGCGTCGCCGGCATCGCCGCAGGCCTGCTCGCGGTGGCGTTCGCGTTCGGTGGCATCGAGGTGGTCACCATCGCCGCCGCCGAATCCGAAGACCCCGCCGACAACGTCAAACGCGCCGTCAATTCCATTATTTGGCGCATCGCGCTGTTCTACATCGGCTCCGTGACCGTGATCATCCTGCTGCTGCCCTACGCCGCCATCGACGGCGCGGACTCCGCCGCCGACTCCCCGTTCACCGCCGTTTTGGAAATGGCCAACATCCCGGGCGCAGCCGGGTTCATGGAGGTCGTGATCGTGCTCGCGCTTCTGTCCGCGTTCAACGCGCAGATCTACGGCACCTCGCGCCTGGGCTACCAGCAGGCGCTCGAGGGCGACGCGCCGGCGTGGATGGCGCGCACCAACGCCGCCGGAGTACCGCGCAACTCCGTGCTCGTCTCCGTATTCTTCGCGTTCGTGGCCGTGGGCCTGCAGTGGTGGAACCCGCCGGGGATGATCGACTTCATCATGTCCGCCACCGGCGGCTGCCTCATCGTCACCTGGATCATGATCACCTTGAGCTTTATCAAGCTCCACCCGCGCATCAGCGCTTCCGCGGTGCGTGTGCGCGGCGCGGCGTGGGTGCCGTGGGTGACCCTGGCGGCGCTGCTGGGGCTGACAGTGCTCATGCTTTTCGACGACGCTTCGCGCTCCCAGGTCATCAGCGTCACAATCCTCTCCCTGGGCCTTGTGGCCCTGTCCTTCCTCACCCGTGACCGGGGTGCCGTAAGGTGA
- a CDS encoding amino acid permease, which produces MSTPVSPVADSTALARGLKTRHLTMMGLGSAIGAGLFLGTGVGIAAAGPAVLIAYVIAGFITVCFMQMLAEMVAARPSSGTFSTYAAQAFGPWAGFTIGWLYWFMMIMIMAVEITGASAIVAAWFGISPWIPALVAIVAFTVINFSAVKNFGEFEFWFALIKVAVIVAFLIIGVALWLGLLPASGFVGLENVSEVGFMPNGLSGVATALLAVAFAFGGIELVTVAAAESEDPQAGVHSAIRSIIWRISVFYIGSVLLIVLLLPFDQIGGADSAADSPFTAVLELANIPGAVGIMEAVIVVALLSACNTQIYGSSRFLQNLAVRGDAPASFARTDARGVPMRAVVVSVLFGFAAVALQYWNPPGLLAFLLNAVGGCLIVLWIVVALSFVRIHPKLVATGEITEVRMWAPAVLPWVMIALAAGVIALMLADSDGRFQMLAVTVVVGVIAIAGVIHQNVQKKAVA; this is translated from the coding sequence ATGTCGACACCAGTTTCCCCCGTCGCGGATTCCACCGCGCTCGCCCGCGGGCTGAAGACACGCCACCTGACCATGATGGGCCTCGGCTCCGCCATCGGCGCCGGCCTGTTTCTGGGCACCGGCGTGGGCATCGCAGCCGCCGGGCCCGCCGTGTTGATCGCGTACGTCATCGCCGGATTCATCACCGTCTGCTTCATGCAGATGCTCGCCGAAATGGTCGCCGCCAGGCCGTCCTCCGGCACCTTCTCCACCTACGCCGCCCAGGCGTTCGGCCCGTGGGCCGGATTCACCATCGGCTGGCTGTACTGGTTCATGATGATCATGATCATGGCCGTGGAAATCACCGGCGCCTCCGCCATCGTCGCCGCATGGTTCGGCATCTCGCCGTGGATCCCGGCGCTGGTGGCCATCGTGGCGTTTACCGTGATCAACTTCTCCGCCGTGAAGAACTTCGGCGAGTTCGAATTCTGGTTCGCCCTGATCAAGGTCGCGGTCATCGTCGCCTTTTTGATCATCGGCGTGGCGCTGTGGCTCGGGCTACTGCCCGCCAGCGGATTCGTTGGGCTGGAAAACGTCAGCGAAGTCGGCTTCATGCCCAACGGCTTGTCCGGCGTGGCCACCGCGCTGCTAGCCGTGGCGTTCGCGTTCGGCGGCATTGAGCTGGTCACCGTCGCCGCCGCCGAATCCGAGGACCCGCAGGCGGGCGTGCACTCCGCCATCCGGTCCATCATCTGGCGCATCTCCGTGTTCTACATCGGCTCCGTGCTGCTGATCGTGCTGCTTCTGCCCTTCGACCAGATCGGCGGGGCCGACTCCGCCGCCGACTCCCCCTTCACGGCCGTGCTCGAGCTGGCCAACATCCCGGGCGCGGTGGGCATCATGGAGGCCGTCATCGTCGTGGCGCTGCTGTCCGCCTGCAACACCCAGATCTACGGCTCCTCGCGCTTCCTGCAAAACCTCGCCGTGCGCGGCGACGCCCCCGCCTCCTTCGCCCGCACCGACGCCCGCGGCGTGCCCATGCGCGCCGTGGTGGTCTCCGTCCTCTTCGGCTTCGCCGCCGTGGCACTGCAGTACTGGAACCCGCCGGGCCTGCTCGCGTTTTTGCTCAACGCGGTCGGCGGCTGCCTGATCGTGCTGTGGATCGTCGTCGCCCTGTCGTTCGTGCGCATCCACCCGAAGCTCGTCGCCACCGGCGAGATCACCGAGGTGCGCATGTGGGCGCCGGCTGTCCTGCCATGGGTCATGATCGCGCTCGCCGCGGGCGTCATCGCGCTAATGCTGGCCGACTCGGACGGGCGCTTCCAGATGCTCGCCGTCACCGTCGTCGTCGGCGTGATCGCCATCGCCGGCGTGATCCACCAGAACGTGCAAAAGAAGGCGGTCGCGTGA
- a CDS encoding succinyltransferase: MSQGARAVGIANIAMNGTVLDTWFPSPELLPIDGTSGTHRVSAHELSPKFLKLIGADHDRLVELVPVRTVIADLDAPPIDAHDVFLRLHLLSHRMVEPLSINMAGALELLQPVVWTNKGPCLADNFETVRTNLRARGLIHVYGIDRLPRMVDYVVPSGVTIAEAERVRLGAYLAEGTSVMREGYVSYNAGSLGPARIEGRLSSFVVVGGGTDLSLSSALMASRVSEFERAPMRVGRDCRLHPSAGVIGVDLGDRCEIGVNVMLEPETMVFDVETGTQVPARTIAGRADLRIEREPFSTSPVVRRRTLGVD, translated from the coding sequence ATGTCTCAAGGAGCGCGCGCCGTCGGAATCGCCAACATCGCCATGAACGGCACCGTGCTGGACACTTGGTTCCCGTCGCCGGAGCTACTGCCTATCGACGGCACCTCCGGCACCCACCGCGTCTCCGCCCACGAACTCAGCCCGAAGTTTCTGAAACTTATTGGCGCAGACCACGACCGGCTGGTGGAACTCGTGCCGGTGCGCACCGTCATCGCGGACCTGGACGCACCACCCATTGACGCCCACGACGTGTTTTTGCGCCTGCATCTGCTTTCGCACCGCATGGTGGAGCCGCTGTCGATCAACATGGCCGGCGCGCTGGAGCTGCTGCAGCCGGTGGTGTGGACCAACAAAGGCCCGTGCCTGGCAGACAACTTCGAAACCGTGCGCACCAACCTGCGGGCGCGCGGGCTGATCCACGTCTACGGCATCGACCGGCTGCCGCGCATGGTGGACTACGTCGTGCCGTCCGGGGTGACCATCGCCGAAGCCGAGCGCGTGCGGCTCGGGGCGTACCTGGCCGAGGGGACTTCGGTGATGCGCGAAGGCTACGTCTCCTACAACGCCGGCTCGCTGGGACCTGCGCGGATTGAGGGGCGGCTGTCGTCGTTCGTGGTGGTCGGCGGCGGGACCGATCTGTCGCTGTCGTCGGCGCTGATGGCGTCACGGGTCAGCGAGTTTGAGCGTGCACCGATGCGGGTCGGGCGGGACTGCCGGCTGCACCCGTCTGCCGGCGTGATCGGGGTGGATCTAGGCGACCGGTGCGAAATCGGCGTCAACGTCATGCTCGAACCGGAAACCATGGTCTTCGACGTGGAAACCGGCACCCAGGTGCCTGCGCGGACCATCGCCGGGCGCGCGGATCTTCGCATCGAACGCGAACCGTTTTCCACCTCGCCGGTGGTGCGGCGGCGCACTTTAGGCGTCGATTAG
- the dapE gene encoding succinyl-diaminopimelate desuccinylase — protein MTSLDLFADPIALSAALVDIESPSHHEEAIADAVEGALRGLEHAEVERFGNTVVARTNFGLGSRVVLAGHIDTVPLADNTPHKLVDGTLHGCGSVDMKSGMACYLAAFARLAEPGKAAYDLTVIAYEGEEVAQEYNGLHHLERDHPEWLEGDIALLGEPSGAIIEAGCQGTIRVFVDAHGTRAHSARSWLGHNAAHDLAGVLTRIAAYEPRAVEIDGCEYREGLNVVGLEGFVATNTIPDHARLIVNFRYAPDRSVEEAKAHLEEALSLDDGLTLTYDDIAPGALPGLGDPVAAGLVKAVGGNFRAKFGWTDVARFSSLGVPAVNFGPGDPGFAHKKDEQCPTDQITQVFEQLMSYLSVNESE, from the coding sequence GTGACTTCCTTAGATCTCTTCGCCGACCCAATTGCACTTTCCGCGGCGCTCGTGGACATCGAGTCGCCCTCGCACCACGAGGAGGCGATCGCGGACGCCGTCGAAGGCGCGCTTCGCGGCCTCGAGCACGCGGAGGTTGAGCGCTTCGGCAACACGGTGGTGGCGCGCACGAACTTCGGGCTGGGTTCAAGGGTGGTCCTGGCCGGGCACATCGACACCGTCCCGCTCGCGGACAACACGCCGCACAAGCTTGTCGACGGCACCCTGCACGGCTGCGGCTCCGTCGACATGAAATCCGGCATGGCCTGCTACCTGGCAGCGTTCGCGCGCTTGGCCGAGCCGGGCAAAGCCGCCTACGACCTGACCGTCATCGCCTACGAGGGCGAGGAGGTCGCGCAGGAGTACAACGGCCTGCACCACCTGGAGCGCGACCACCCGGAGTGGCTCGAGGGCGACATCGCGCTGCTCGGCGAGCCGTCCGGCGCCATCATCGAGGCCGGCTGCCAGGGCACCATCCGCGTGTTCGTGGACGCGCACGGCACCCGCGCGCACTCCGCGCGAAGCTGGCTCGGCCACAACGCCGCGCACGATCTGGCCGGTGTGCTCACGCGCATCGCCGCCTACGAGCCTCGCGCCGTGGAGATCGACGGCTGCGAGTACCGCGAGGGCCTCAACGTGGTGGGCCTGGAGGGCTTCGTGGCCACCAACACCATCCCGGATCACGCGCGGCTGATCGTGAACTTCCGCTACGCGCCGGACCGCTCCGTGGAGGAGGCGAAGGCGCACTTGGAGGAGGCGCTTTCGCTTGACGACGGGCTCACGCTGACCTACGACGACATCGCGCCCGGCGCACTGCCCGGCCTGGGCGACCCGGTGGCCGCCGGCCTAGTCAAGGCTGTAGGCGGGAACTTCCGCGCGAAGTTCGGATGGACGGACGTTGCGCGCTTTTCTAGCCTGGGTGTTCCCGCGGTCAATTTCGGACCCGGCGACCCTGGTTTTGCCCACAAGAAGGACGAGCAGTGCCCGACGGACCAGATCACGCAGGTCTTCGAGCAGCTGATGTCGTACCTGAGCGTTAACGAAAGCGAGTAG
- a CDS encoding TIGR00730 family Rossman fold protein has translation MAPLNIPRPERDRKLRGPIALRGSDHQASTFDQRLLEAFGHADSQWRHEDPWRVMRIQSEFVAGFDALSEMPKAVTVFGSARLGEGTDEYRLSYDVGRALVEAGYAVITGGGPGLMEGPNRGAHNADGLSVGLGIELPFEQGLNDWVDLGLNFRYFFARKTMFLKYSQAFIALPGGFGTMDEVFEVLCMVQTGKVTNFPIVLMGTEFWSGLVAWIEEQLLGRGLISPGDEKLFLVTDSVDEAVAHIVEKHKVMTDQRLKDD, from the coding sequence ATGGCCCCGCTGAACATCCCCCGTCCGGAGCGCGACCGGAAGCTGCGCGGCCCGATCGCGCTACGCGGTTCGGACCACCAGGCGTCCACGTTCGACCAGCGCCTGCTTGAGGCGTTCGGGCACGCGGACAGCCAGTGGCGCCACGAGGACCCGTGGCGCGTGATGCGCATCCAGAGCGAGTTCGTCGCGGGCTTCGACGCACTCAGCGAGATGCCGAAGGCCGTCACCGTGTTCGGCTCGGCGCGCCTGGGGGAGGGCACGGACGAGTACCGGCTGTCCTACGACGTGGGCAGGGCGCTGGTGGAGGCCGGCTACGCGGTGATCACCGGCGGCGGCCCGGGCTTGATGGAGGGCCCGAACCGTGGCGCGCACAACGCCGACGGCCTGTCGGTGGGCCTGGGCATTGAGCTGCCGTTCGAGCAGGGTTTGAACGACTGGGTGGATCTGGGGCTGAACTTCCGCTATTTCTTCGCCCGCAAGACCATGTTTTTGAAGTACTCGCAGGCGTTTATCGCGCTGCCGGGCGGCTTCGGCACGATGGACGAGGTCTTCGAGGTGCTGTGCATGGTGCAAACCGGCAAGGTCACCAACTTCCCGATTGTGCTGATGGGCACCGAGTTCTGGTCGGGGCTGGTGGCCTGGATCGAGGAGCAGCTGCTGGGCCGCGGGCTGATTTCGCCGGGCGACGAGAAGCTGTTTTTGGTCACCGACTCGGTGGACGAGGCGGTGGCGCACATCGTGGAGAAGCACAAGGTGATGACGGATCAGCGCCTCAAGGATGACTAA
- the folP gene encoding dihydropteroate synthase, which yields MTKQLAEVMAIVNRTPDSFYDKGATFASEKALLRIDDAVSAGASIIDVGGVKAGPGDDVDVAEEIDRVVPLIAAARGRHPDVTLSVDTWRAPVAEAAVAAGADLINDTWAGFDPELVEVAGHHRVGYVCSHTGGITPRTRPHRVHYDDVVADVIAETTALAERAASLGVPEKRIFIDPTHDFGKNTYHGLELLRRVDELVATGWPVLMALSNKDFVGETLDRGLFGADITERVPGTLAATAWAAARGVAAFRVHEVEATLDVIRMTAAIQGEMAPLHTVRGLA from the coding sequence ATGACTAAGCAGCTCGCCGAGGTGATGGCGATTGTCAACCGCACACCCGACTCGTTCTACGACAAGGGCGCGACGTTCGCCTCCGAGAAAGCACTTTTGCGTATCGACGACGCCGTGTCCGCCGGCGCCAGCATCATCGACGTTGGCGGTGTGAAAGCCGGTCCCGGTGACGACGTGGACGTGGCCGAGGAGATCGATCGCGTCGTGCCGCTGATCGCCGCCGCGCGCGGGCGCCACCCGGATGTGACGTTGAGCGTGGACACGTGGCGCGCGCCGGTGGCCGAGGCCGCGGTCGCCGCCGGCGCGGACCTGATCAACGACACGTGGGCCGGCTTCGACCCGGAGCTGGTGGAGGTCGCCGGCCACCACCGGGTGGGCTACGTCTGCTCCCACACCGGTGGGATCACTCCGCGCACCCGCCCGCACCGGGTGCATTACGACGACGTGGTCGCCGACGTCATCGCCGAAACCACGGCGCTGGCCGAGCGCGCGGCGTCGCTGGGCGTGCCGGAAAAGCGCATCTTCATCGACCCGACCCACGACTTCGGCAAGAACACCTACCACGGCCTGGAGCTTTTGCGGCGCGTGGACGAGCTGGTAGCCACCGGCTGGCCGGTGCTGATGGCGCTGTCGAACAAGGACTTCGTCGGCGAGACGCTGGACCGTGGGCTTTTCGGCGCGGACATCACCGAGCGCGTCCCCGGCACCCTCGCCGCCACCGCGTGGGCGGCCGCGCGCGGGGTGGCGGCGTTCCGCGTGCACGAGGTCGAGGCCACGCTGGACGTGATCCGCATGACCGCCGCGATCCAAGGCGAGATGGCCCCGCTGCACACTGTGCGAGGGCTCGCGTGA
- a CDS encoding glucosyl-3-phosphoglycerate synthase translates to MRVSVVIPALNEQETVGGVVEKCLASSADEVLVIDPDSIDATAARAAAAGARVVPWREVDPREPWEGKGEALWRGVKAATGDVVVFVDADVTSLEPWWVDALAEPFSDDSVHLVKASYERARAGGRVTELTAKPLLRALFPQLAHIRQPLAGEYAIRRSTALGLPFVAGYGVEAGLLIDVASTHTPASIAQAELSPRTHRNRPLTQLGPMADVVSRTILARAGVGKIQVRERPAWVDG, encoded by the coding sequence GTGAGAGTCAGTGTGGTCATTCCCGCGTTGAATGAGCAGGAGACGGTGGGCGGTGTCGTCGAGAAGTGTTTGGCATCGAGCGCCGACGAGGTGCTGGTGATCGACCCGGACTCCATCGACGCCACCGCCGCACGCGCCGCAGCCGCAGGCGCGAGGGTGGTGCCATGGCGCGAGGTGGACCCGCGCGAGCCGTGGGAGGGCAAGGGCGAGGCCCTGTGGCGCGGGGTGAAGGCGGCCACCGGCGACGTCGTGGTGTTCGTGGACGCGGACGTGACCTCGCTGGAACCGTGGTGGGTCGACGCGCTCGCCGAACCTTTTAGCGACGACAGCGTTCACCTGGTCAAGGCCTCCTACGAGCGGGCCCGCGCCGGCGGCCGTGTCACCGAGCTGACCGCCAAGCCGCTGTTGCGCGCGCTGTTCCCGCAGCTCGCGCACATCCGCCAGCCACTCGCCGGCGAGTACGCCATCCGCCGCTCCACCGCCCTTGGTCTTCCGTTCGTCGCAGGCTACGGCGTCGAAGCTGGCTTGCTCATCGACGTCGCCTCCACCCACACCCCCGCCTCCATCGCCCAGGCCGAGCTGAGCCCGCGCACGCACCGCAACCGCCCGCTCACGCAGCTGGGGCCCATGGCGGACGTGGTCTCCCGCACGATCTTGGCGCGCGCCGGGGTGGGCAAAATCCAGGTCCGCGAGCGCCCCGCCTGGGTGGACGGTTAA
- a CDS encoding cell division protein DivIVA, with protein MLSWIVLILILALLSIIGVRVFASVFGRGEAQPPMPPTAEVKEANRRAVEEGNFGDIQLEVVHRGYRMDQVDALLEQLAGGNLGPVERQDAQVESSTSTIAK; from the coding sequence ATGCTTTCCTGGATCGTGTTAATCCTCATCCTCGCGCTGCTGAGCATCATCGGCGTGCGCGTGTTCGCCTCCGTCTTCGGCCGCGGCGAGGCGCAGCCGCCGATGCCGCCGACCGCCGAGGTCAAGGAAGCCAACCGCCGCGCCGTGGAGGAGGGCAATTTCGGCGATATCCAGCTCGAGGTCGTGCACCGCGGCTACCGCATGGATCAGGTGGATGCGCTGCTGGAGCAGTTGGCTGGCGGCAACCTTGGGCCCGTCGAGAGGCAGGATGCTCAGGTAGAATCGTCTACGTCAACTATCGCGAAGTAA
- a CDS encoding DUF3117 domain-containing protein has translation MAAMKPRTGSGPMEAVEESRKIVMRIPSDGGGRLVVELSKEEAGELGRLLTEAAEA, from the coding sequence ATGGCAGCAATGAAGCCGCGTACCGGCAGTGGCCCGATGGAAGCGGTGGAGGAGTCCCGCAAGATCGTGATGCGTATCCCGTCCGACGGCGGCGGCCGCCTCGTGGTGGAGCTGTCCAAGGAGGAGGCCGGCGAGCTCGGCCGACTGCTCACGGAGGCCGCAGAAGCCTAA
- a CDS encoding SAM-dependent methyltransferase: MLNDIVDVLADPADLTPLRGEDDFSRLVSESGHSYDVAKQGYVTLAAGKGIGHEGDSLEMVNSRETFLSNGHFAPFVEAVSDALADVVERAAGETEHPVIMEAGAGTGYYLAHTLDLIAGARGVGLDVSVPAAKHLAKAHPRVGAVVADVWDQLPIRTGSIHALAVVFAPRNPAEFARVLVDGGEAVMLVADQGHLDELREPLGILGVEDGKVERLIAQSEGHLVPAADPELIEFPMLLERDAIAAQVGMSPSARHLDRDTLQARLAELPEQMRVTARAQLIRMRKA, from the coding sequence ATGCTCAACGACATTGTGGACGTGCTCGCCGACCCGGCAGACCTCACCCCGCTTCGGGGCGAAGACGATTTTTCCCGTCTCGTCTCCGAATCGGGGCATTCTTATGACGTGGCCAAGCAGGGCTACGTCACCCTCGCCGCTGGCAAGGGCATCGGGCACGAGGGTGACTCGCTGGAGATGGTCAACTCCCGCGAGACGTTTTTGTCCAACGGCCACTTCGCCCCGTTCGTGGAGGCCGTCTCCGACGCGCTCGCCGACGTTGTGGAGCGCGCCGCCGGCGAGACCGAACACCCGGTGATCATGGAGGCCGGCGCCGGCACCGGCTACTACCTGGCCCACACCCTGGACCTGATCGCGGGCGCGCGCGGCGTTGGCCTGGATGTGTCTGTGCCGGCCGCGAAGCACCTGGCCAAGGCCCACCCGCGCGTGGGCGCTGTGGTGGCGGACGTGTGGGATCAGCTGCCGATCCGCACCGGTTCCATCCACGCGCTGGCGGTGGTGTTCGCGCCGCGCAACCCGGCCGAGTTCGCGCGCGTGCTTGTCGACGGCGGCGAGGCCGTCATGCTCGTCGCCGACCAAGGCCACCTGGATGAGCTGCGCGAGCCGCTGGGCATCCTCGGCGTCGAAGATGGCAAGGTCGAGCGCCTCATCGCTCAGTCCGAGGGCCACTTGGTCCCGGCGGCGGATCCGGAGCTCATTGAGTTCCCGATGTTGCTGGAGCGCGACGCTATCGCCGCCCAGGTGGGTATGAGCCCGTCGGCGCGCCACCTGGATCGCGACACGCTTCAGGCCCGCTTGGCGGAGTTGCCGGAGCAGATGCGGGTCACCGCGCGTGCGCAGCTGATCCGCATGCGCAAGGCCTAA
- a CDS encoding GH32 C-terminal domain-containing protein gives MTVYRPELHVTAEAGILEGPAGIYRTGKAAERVWNMFYQYRPTPDAPSRWGHQQSAEDAFSWIDCHDVIVPVGGEIAVRAGSVSAAGDGVDLYFTSATAAGNTIQVAHVPHVDELCSDLDEDADLDVSGAAARLGAVVEDVAGVSNFRSPCVVPDWDADTDRDDDHDGWLMLAVSGPETAPKPVVLTSDDGRDWKLEGVLEFEGDTGFDLDTSLVAPRIVRLRDEVDGQIRDVLFVTLERDGKDTAVYAVGELHGHTFRVDTPFTIVDHGHDFTRPRNTTYNLVEMAKLYERAYLYGFMTNTDRAGDPTQEPNWDAEGWANALTLPRRITLQGGRLYQVPAPGLPDAVDSTDRARMWAGLCEVAPGASVVVEVLDGDGEPGVEITHSGDQIVLDRKDGSPASAKLHDDDEDNITVIVDGSTIEVYAGGGSVVMSSRVWLNGGCSGIRTRAYNGAEIHSEWRRGYVR, from the coding sequence ATGACCGTTTACCGTCCGGAACTGCACGTCACCGCCGAGGCCGGCATTCTCGAAGGCCCCGCCGGCATCTACCGCACCGGTAAGGCAGCCGAGCGCGTGTGGAACATGTTCTACCAGTACCGCCCCACCCCCGACGCGCCAAGCCGCTGGGGCCACCAGCAAAGCGCAGAAGACGCGTTTAGCTGGATCGACTGCCACGACGTCATCGTGCCCGTCGGCGGCGAAATCGCCGTTCGCGCCGGCAGCGTCTCCGCCGCCGGCGACGGGGTGGACCTGTACTTCACCTCCGCCACCGCCGCCGGCAACACCATCCAGGTCGCGCACGTCCCCCACGTCGACGAGCTGTGCTCCGACCTCGACGAGGACGCCGACCTCGACGTCTCCGGCGCCGCAGCCCGCCTCGGCGCCGTGGTCGAAGACGTCGCCGGCGTGAGCAACTTCCGCTCCCCCTGCGTCGTGCCCGACTGGGACGCCGACACCGACCGCGACGACGACCACGACGGCTGGCTCATGCTCGCCGTCTCCGGCCCCGAAACCGCGCCGAAGCCAGTCGTGCTCACCTCCGACGACGGCCGCGACTGGAAGCTTGAAGGCGTCCTCGAATTCGAAGGCGACACCGGCTTCGACCTCGACACCTCCTTGGTCGCCCCGCGCATCGTGCGCCTGCGCGACGAAGTGGACGGCCAAATCCGCGACGTTTTGTTTGTCACCCTCGAGCGCGACGGCAAAGACACCGCCGTCTACGCCGTCGGCGAGCTGCACGGCCACACCTTCCGCGTGGACACGCCGTTTACCATCGTCGACCACGGCCACGACTTCACCCGCCCCCGCAACACCACCTACAACCTGGTGGAAATGGCGAAGCTGTACGAGCGCGCCTACCTGTACGGGTTCATGACCAACACCGACCGCGCCGGCGACCCCACCCAAGAACCCAACTGGGACGCCGAAGGCTGGGCTAACGCCCTGACCTTGCCGCGCCGCATCACCCTGCAGGGCGGCCGCCTCTACCAGGTGCCCGCCCCGGGGCTTCCGGACGCGGTGGACAGCACCGACCGCGCCCGCATGTGGGCCGGGCTCTGCGAGGTCGCGCCGGGAGCCTCCGTCGTCGTAGAGGTGCTCGACGGCGACGGTGAACCGGGCGTAGAGATCACCCACTCCGGCGACCAGATCGTCCTCGACCGCAAGGACGGCTCCCCCGCCAGCGCCAAGCTCCACGACGACGACGAAGACAACATCACCGTCATCGTCGACGGCTCCACCATCGAGGTCTACGCCGGCGGCGGCAGCGTGGTCATGTCCTCGCGCGTATGGCTCAACGGCGGCTGCTCCGGCATCCGCACCCGCGCCTACAACGGCGCGGAAATCCACTCCGAGTGGCGCCGCGGCTACGTGCGCTAA